In Eleutherodactylus coqui strain aEleCoq1 chromosome 4, aEleCoq1.hap1, whole genome shotgun sequence, the following are encoded in one genomic region:
- the LOC136624440 gene encoding gastrula zinc finger protein XlCGF57.1-like — MTFTIFISQLVNPDEDLIPIDATETHVRGDQPYKEEIPTDDPPADDDPRRSEGHLISTGCKVEDHGIIQDTYEESSLIPDMTLALHSKDLLAESSKQIPSTDSLQNVKQNKMYTGDVIVTHQRIHTWEKRVSCSECGKHFKHKSQLVRHQRIHTGEKPFSCSECGKYFNHKSHLVRHQRIHTGERPFFCSECGKAFSAKSDLIKHQRIHTGEIPFSCSECGKAFGHKAVLNGHQRIHTGEVPGLCLECGKSFKHESHLVTHPRNRTGEKPYSCSECGKYFKGKSYLVLHLRVHTGERPFPCSECGKYFKSKSHLVAHHRIHTGEKPFSCSECGKSFNHGSNLAKHQRIHIRKKPFS; from the exons atgacttttacaatatttatttcacagcttgtgaatccggatgaagatctgatccctattgatgctactgagacacatgtgaggggggatcagccgtataaggaggagatccctacagatgaccccccag CAGATGACGACCCCaggagatcagagggacatctgatatcaacAGGTTGTAAGGTGGAAGATCATGGtatcatacaagatacatatgaagaatcTTCCCTTATCCCTGATATGACcttagcccttcacagcaaagatctatTAGCAGAGTCTTCTAAACAGATTCCATCCACTGATTCATTACAGaatgttaaacaaaataaaatgtatacaggagatgttattgttacacatcagagaattcacacatggGAGAAACGagtttcatgctcagaatgtggaaagCATTTTAAGCATAAATCAcagcttgttagacatcagagaattcacacaggagagaagccattttcatgttcagaatgtggaaaatattttaatcataaatcacatcttgttagacatcagagaattcacacaggggaaagaccatttttttgttcagaatgtggtaaaGCTTTTAGTGCTAAATCAGATCtcattaaacatcagagaattcacacaggggaaataccattttcatgttcagaatgtgggaaagcttTTGGTCATAAAGCAGTTCTCAATGGACATCAGAGAATCCACACAGGGGAGGTACCAGGtttatgtttagaatgtgggaaaagttttaagcatgaatctcACCTTGTTACACATCCGAGAAATCGCACAGGGGAGAAGccctattcatgttcagaatgtgggaaatattttaaggGGAAATCCTATCTTGTTTTACATCTTcgagttcacacaggggagaggccatttccatgttcagaatgtggaaagtatTTTAAGtctaaatcacatcttgttgcacatcatagaattcacacaggagaaaagccattttcatgttcagaatgtgggaaatcctTTAACCATGGATCAAATCTtgctaaacatcagagaattcacataaggaagaagccattttcataa
- the LOC136624485 gene encoding gastrula zinc finger protein XlCGF66.1-like codes for MERNRDKMAESIFTLTLEILFQLTGEDYTVMNKSSSDGWGRPLSPITGPPPHHLILEEINEQKILELTKKMIKLLTGEVPIRCQDVTVYFSMEEWEYLEGHKDLYKDIMMEDHQRPPSPGNRQD; via the exons atggagaggaaccgggacaagatggcggagagtatattcaccctcaccctagagatactcttccagcttacaggagag gattacacggtaatGAATAAGTCTTctagtgatggatggggaagacccctgagcccaatcacagggcctccacctcaccacctgatactggaggagatcaatgagcagaagatcctagaactcaccaagaaGATGATTAagttgctgactggagag gttcctataaggtgtcaggacgtcactgtctatttctccatggaggagtgggagtatttagaaggacacaaggatctgtacaaggacatcatgatggaggaccaccagcgccctccatcaccaggtaatagacaggactaa